In one Myxococcota bacterium genomic region, the following are encoded:
- a CDS encoding TIGR04283 family arsenosugar biosynthesis glycosyltransferase, translating to MIPTLNEQTRIEGALASAAAPGVERIVVDGGSTDGTAELARRAGAERVIESPPGRARQMDAGWRAARGAAVLFLHADTRLAAGWQAALEGALADPGVAGGAFELRFEGPGLALRVLEWGARARARLGGLPYGDQALFVRRRLLEAAGGIAPVPIFEDLDLVRTIQRNGRLALLPVWVLTSARRYQRNGVLRQWLRNQVALTGYLLRLPRESVAAWYRGRPAA from the coding sequence GTGATCCCGACCCTGAACGAGCAAACCCGGATCGAGGGCGCCCTGGCTTCCGCAGCGGCGCCGGGTGTCGAGCGGATCGTGGTCGACGGCGGCTCGACGGACGGCACCGCAGAGCTCGCGCGGCGGGCGGGGGCCGAGCGCGTGATCGAGTCACCGCCCGGCCGCGCCCGCCAGATGGACGCCGGCTGGCGCGCGGCGCGCGGGGCGGCTGTGCTCTTCCTCCACGCCGACACGCGCTTGGCCGCGGGATGGCAAGCAGCTCTCGAAGGCGCGCTGGCAGACCCGGGCGTGGCCGGCGGCGCGTTCGAGCTGCGCTTCGAAGGGCCGGGGCTGGCGCTGCGGGTGCTGGAGTGGGGCGCGCGGGCGCGTGCGCGCCTGGGCGGGCTCCCGTACGGTGACCAGGCGCTGTTCGTGCGCCGGCGTCTCCTCGAGGCCGCCGGCGGCATCGCTCCTGTACCGATCTTCGAGGACCTCGACCTGGTGCGAACGATCCAGCGAAACGGCCGGCTCGCGCTCCTGCCCGTGTGGGTGCTGACCTCGGCGCGCCGCTACCAGCGAAACGGCGTGCTGCGGCAGTGGCTGCGGAACCAGGTGGCGCTCACGGGCTATCTCTTGCGGCTCCCGCGCGAGAGCGTGGCCGCCTGGTACCGGGGGCGGCCGGCGGCGTGA
- a CDS encoding FAD-dependent oxidoreductase, translating to MTTLRSDVLVVGSSLGGLVAATYLARAGLRTVLIEEDCLAKRPPLLREPFALSGLEIEGPAHRVFRELALPLIEQRRVAQRSVAVQVLLPNARLDVHAGRRDFARELDAFQVCDPAAAQAFFEAIDARGDELRARLVEGEGGDAGAPLVQRLLTRAGRNGGIDQSLGPVPDGLAPVVNALLAALSRLTPESSPGRDAAMLLRGTREGGFFMPDAGSPFLDLFRRRFLTLHGEIRAAGEFALVTERGELGVELPRGRLFARGVVLAAPLELLRRVSTAAGTAPRWLAPRTPPVDVPVRLFRAEPDALPVGLGARAVVAPGAPDALHWIARHADPVQEGVEWLLVAGPGAASLPPDQPLGALNPFPDDGLVPVDLGAAPRWDRDAADHRFLSPRSESAVRTKPPVYAVGPELAPGLGFEGELLLARQAALRLAERLGAKRGLP from the coding sequence ATGACCACGCTGCGCTCGGACGTCCTCGTCGTCGGGAGCTCGCTCGGCGGCCTGGTCGCCGCGACCTACCTGGCGCGCGCGGGGCTGCGCACCGTGCTGATCGAGGAGGACTGTCTCGCGAAGCGGCCGCCGCTCCTGCGCGAGCCGTTTGCGCTCTCGGGGCTCGAGATCGAAGGCCCCGCGCACCGCGTGTTCCGCGAGCTGGCGCTGCCGTTGATCGAGCAGCGCCGCGTCGCGCAGCGCTCCGTGGCCGTGCAGGTGCTGCTGCCGAACGCCCGGCTCGACGTGCACGCGGGCCGGCGCGACTTCGCGCGCGAGCTCGACGCGTTCCAGGTGTGCGACCCGGCGGCGGCGCAGGCCTTCTTCGAGGCGATCGACGCGCGCGGCGACGAGCTGCGCGCGCGGCTCGTCGAGGGCGAGGGCGGCGACGCGGGCGCGCCCCTCGTGCAGCGCCTGCTCACCCGCGCCGGCCGCAACGGCGGCATCGACCAGAGCCTCGGGCCCGTGCCCGACGGGCTCGCGCCGGTGGTGAATGCGCTGCTCGCGGCGCTGTCGCGACTCACTCCCGAGAGCTCGCCGGGCCGCGACGCCGCGATGCTGCTGCGCGGCACGCGCGAGGGCGGCTTCTTCATGCCCGACGCGGGCTCGCCCTTCCTCGACCTGTTCCGCCGCCGCTTCCTCACGCTGCACGGCGAGATCCGCGCCGCGGGTGAGTTCGCGCTGGTGACCGAGCGCGGCGAGCTGGGCGTCGAGCTGCCGCGCGGGCGGCTGTTCGCGCGCGGGGTGGTGCTGGCGGCGCCGCTCGAGCTCTTGCGCCGCGTCTCGACCGCGGCGGGCACCGCGCCGCGCTGGCTCGCCCCGCGCACCCCGCCCGTCGACGTGCCCGTGCGGCTGTTCCGCGCCGAGCCCGATGCCCTGCCCGTGGGGCTCGGCGCGCGCGCCGTCGTCGCGCCCGGCGCCCCGGACGCCCTGCACTGGATCGCGCGCCACGCCGACCCGGTTCAGGAAGGGGTCGAGTGGCTGCTCGTGGCCGGACCGGGTGCGGCCAGCCTTCCACCCGACCAGCCGCTGGGCGCGCTCAATCCCTTCCCGGACGACGGCCTGGTGCCCGTCGACCTGGGCGCCGCCCCGCGCTGGGACCGGGACGCCGCCGACCACCGCTTCCTTTCGCCGCGCAGCGAATCCGCGGTCCGCACCAAGCCCCCCGTCTACGCCGTGGGCCCGGAGCTCGCTCCCGGGCTGGGCTTCGAGGGCGAGCTCCTGCTCGCGCGGCAGGCGGCGCTTCGCCTCGCCGAGCGCCTCGGGGCAAAGCGCGGATTGCCATGA
- the rpmB gene encoding 50S ribosomal protein L28: MAYACAFCGKKPSSGNNVSHANNKSRRRFLPNLKSVRANVSGRVRKLRVCTQCIRSGKVTKVA, from the coding sequence ATGGCGTACGCGTGCGCGTTCTGCGGAAAGAAGCCCTCCTCGGGCAACAACGTGAGCCACGCGAACAACAAGTCGCGCCGGCGCTTTCTGCCGAACCTGAAGAGCGTCCGCGCGAACGTCTCCGGTCGGGTGCGGAAGCTGCGGGTCTGCACGCAGTGCATTCGCTCGGGGAAGGTCACGAAGGTCGCCTAG